In Leucobacter sp. CX169, a single genomic region encodes these proteins:
- a CDS encoding P-loop NTPase has translation MSDGMTREAASPAAQGVWSALDRVIDPEIRKPITELGMVTGVSVDAAGGADVQILLTIAGCPAARRIEADTHEAAASAPGITAARVEVGVMTPTERAAFVERVRGERGARVTQFGPDSLTRVIAVTSGKGGVGKSSVTTGLAVALAERGLSVGIVDVDVFGFSIPALLGLSRDGVTSQPTRVGELILPPAAYGVQAISIGMFLGDTDPRKASVSWRGPMLHRTVEQFLRDVWFGDLDILLLDLPPGTGDVAISVGQLLPQAEVIVVTTPQEAASDVAVRSGLVARQSGQRVTGVIENMAGLAQPDGSVLDLFGSGGGQLVADRLSEDVELPVPLLGSIPLSVAFREASDEGRPAVVHSPQDPAAAELIRIAGVIATQGRGLAGRSLGLGLS, from the coding sequence CCGGCCGCCCAGGGGGTCTGGAGCGCGCTCGATCGGGTGATTGACCCGGAGATCCGCAAGCCCATCACCGAGCTCGGGATGGTCACGGGAGTGTCCGTCGATGCGGCGGGCGGCGCCGACGTACAGATCCTGCTGACGATCGCGGGCTGCCCGGCGGCGCGCAGGATCGAGGCAGACACGCACGAAGCCGCCGCATCGGCCCCGGGCATCACCGCAGCCCGTGTCGAGGTCGGCGTCATGACCCCGACCGAGCGCGCCGCGTTTGTCGAGCGGGTGCGCGGCGAGCGGGGCGCCCGGGTAACGCAGTTTGGGCCGGACTCGCTGACGCGCGTGATCGCGGTGACGAGCGGGAAGGGCGGCGTCGGCAAGTCCTCGGTGACCACCGGTCTCGCCGTCGCACTCGCTGAGCGCGGGCTCTCGGTCGGCATCGTCGATGTGGACGTCTTCGGATTCTCGATCCCGGCGCTGCTCGGGCTCAGCCGCGACGGCGTGACCTCGCAGCCGACCCGGGTGGGCGAGCTTATCCTGCCGCCCGCGGCGTACGGCGTGCAGGCGATCTCGATCGGCATGTTCCTCGGCGACACCGACCCCCGCAAGGCTTCGGTGTCGTGGCGCGGCCCCATGTTGCACCGGACGGTCGAGCAGTTCCTCCGCGACGTGTGGTTTGGCGACCTCGACATCCTGCTGCTCGATCTGCCGCCCGGCACGGGAGACGTCGCGATCAGCGTCGGCCAGCTGCTGCCACAGGCCGAGGTCATCGTCGTGACGACCCCACAGGAGGCGGCATCGGACGTTGCGGTGCGCAGCGGGCTGGTGGCACGCCAGAGCGGCCAGCGCGTGACCGGCGTGATCGAAAACATGGCGGGATTGGCGCAGCCCGATGGCAGCGTGCTCGACCTCTTCGGCTCGGGCGGCGGCCAGCTGGTCGCTGACCGGCTCTCCGAGGACGTCGAGTTACCGGTCCCCCTGCTCGGCAGCATTCCGCTGAGCGTCGCCTTCCGCGAGGCCAGCGACGAAGGTCGGCCCGCGGTGGTGCATTCCCCTCAGGATCCCGCCGCGGCCGAGCTCATCCGGATCGCCGGCGTGATTGCGACCCAGGGTCGCGGACTCGCCGGGCGCTCGCTCGGGCTCGGACTGTCGTGA